From one Planktothrix agardhii NIES-204 genomic stretch:
- the pheA gene encoding prephenate dehydratase produces the protein MTVSIAHLGPSGTYAEAAALAYAQYLTGKTGEETMLCPCSSISQTLWTVAKGDANIGVVPVENSIEGSVTMTLDTLWQIGCLQIQQALILPIAHALISQAKDLANIQVVYSHPQALAQCQGWLEKHLSDVPLIAKNSTTEALQYVRDESHAAAIASLRAAELYQLPVLAHSINDYPDNCTKFLVVSLQPSGSGKYTSLGFSVPANVPGALAKPLAIFADRGINLSRIESRPSKRSLGDYLFFMDLEADSDQPSVQLALAELKTFTETLKVFGSYTLLNLD, from the coding sequence ATGACTGTTTCTATTGCCCATCTTGGCCCATCGGGGACTTATGCAGAAGCCGCCGCCTTAGCTTATGCTCAATATCTCACTGGAAAAACCGGGGAAGAAACCATGTTATGCCCCTGTTCAAGTATTAGTCAAACTTTATGGACAGTTGCCAAAGGAGATGCAAATATTGGGGTAGTTCCTGTTGAAAATTCCATTGAGGGTAGTGTTACTATGACCCTAGATACATTATGGCAAATTGGCTGTCTTCAAATTCAACAGGCGTTAATTCTTCCGATTGCCCATGCGTTGATTTCTCAAGCTAAAGATCTTGCTAATATTCAAGTAGTTTATTCCCATCCTCAAGCCCTAGCTCAGTGTCAAGGATGGTTAGAAAAACATCTTTCTGATGTGCCATTAATTGCCAAAAATTCAACTACAGAAGCCCTACAATATGTCAGAGATGAATCCCATGCAGCCGCGATCGCATCTTTAAGAGCAGCAGAACTTTATCAATTACCTGTTCTTGCCCATTCTATTAATGATTATCCCGATAATTGTACCAAGTTTTTGGTAGTTAGTTTACAACCTTCAGGATCGGGAAAATATACATCTTTAGGCTTTAGTGTTCCGGCAAATGTTCCGGGTGCATTGGCAAAACCTTTAGCAATTTTTGCCGATAGGGGGATTAATTTAAGTCGAATTGAATCCCGTCCTAGCAAGCGCTCACTGGGAGATTATCTATTTTTTATGGATTTAGAAGCAGATAGTGATCAACCTTCCGTACAATTAGCTCTAGCTGAATTAAAAACCTTTACCGAAACCTTAAAAGTTTTTGGCAGTTACACCCTATTAAATCTGGATTAA
- a CDS encoding HAD family hydrolase has protein sequence MKYLALATDFDGTLATDGIVEESTSKSLELWRESGRKLILITGRPLDNLIDHVSIILMFDWVIAENGAVLYQPSTKVEKILAERPSEAFISCLRDRIDQKQQQLQNQGIPEEFSQIVQTQAVEVFGVGRVIIATWEAYLEITQKTIQELGVNLKIIANKGAVMILPEGINKASGLKN, from the coding sequence ATGAAATATTTAGCTTTAGCAACGGATTTTGATGGCACCTTAGCGACGGATGGAATCGTCGAGGAGTCTACCTCCAAATCTTTAGAACTCTGGCGAGAGTCGGGGAGAAAGTTAATCTTAATTACTGGAAGACCATTGGATAACTTAATTGATCATGTTTCCATAATTCTTATGTTTGATTGGGTGATTGCAGAAAATGGGGCGGTATTATATCAACCTTCTACAAAGGTAGAAAAAATATTAGCGGAGCGCCCTTCTGAAGCGTTTATAAGCTGCTTGCGCGATCGCATTGACCAAAAACAACAACAATTACAAAATCAAGGCATTCCAGAGGAATTTTCCCAAATTGTTCAAACCCAAGCCGTAGAAGTTTTCGGGGTCGGACGAGTAATTATTGCTACTTGGGAAGCCTATTTGGAAATCACCCAAAAAACCATTCAAGAGTTAGGAGTTAATCTTAAAATTATTGCCAATAAAGGAGCCGTGATGATCCTACCCGAAGGGATTAATAAAGCCTCGGGGTTGAAGAATTAA
- a CDS encoding methyltransferase, putative: MTQKQWYESLFENYGQKYDSESFTQGTIGECDFIEKELEFNKSLKILDVGCGTGRHSIELTKRGYSVTGIDLSPSQLQRAKDKAKSENLIIDFQQQDARNLTFNHEFDVAIMLCEGGFALMETDEMNFEILKNVTRSLKTNAKFIFTTLNGLFPLYHSVEQFCESTTETGNATYKSNSFDLMTFRDHNITEFEDDLGNKKSLACNERYYVPSEITWLLKSLGYSSIDIYGAKLSAFSRNDKLTTVDFEMLVIGEK; this comes from the coding sequence ATGACTCAAAAACAATGGTACGAATCCCTGTTCGAGAATTACGGACAAAAATATGATTCTGAGAGTTTTACACAAGGGACAATTGGTGAGTGCGATTTCATAGAAAAAGAACTAGAATTTAATAAGTCCTTAAAAATATTAGATGTGGGCTGTGGTACAGGAAGACATTCAATTGAACTCACAAAGCGGGGATATTCTGTTACTGGAATTGATTTATCCCCATCCCAACTTCAAAGGGCAAAGGATAAAGCCAAAAGTGAAAATTTGATTATTGATTTTCAGCAGCAGGATGCCAGAAATTTGACATTTAATCATGAATTTGATGTAGCGATAATGCTTTGCGAGGGGGGATTTGCCCTCATGGAAACTGATGAAATGAACTTTGAAATCCTGAAAAATGTCACCCGATCGCTGAAGACAAATGCTAAATTTATATTCACAACTTTAAATGGATTATTCCCATTATATCACTCGGTTGAGCAATTCTGTGAATCAACAACGGAAACAGGAAATGCCACCTACAAAAGCAATAGTTTTGACTTGATGACATTCCGAGATCATAACATAACGGAATTTGAAGATGACCTGGGAAACAAGAAATCTCTTGCCTGTAATGAAAGGTATTATGTGCCGAGCGAAATTACCTGGTTACTTAAATCTCTGGGTTACAGCAGCATAGATATTTATGGTGCCAAGCTGAGTGCATTTTCCAGAAATGACAAGTTAACAACGGTCGATTTTGAGATGCTGGTTATTGGTGAAAAATAA
- a CDS encoding two-component sensor histidine kinase, whose product MEFYQSVRYSSALEQAIDRNPFIVTPETCLADVIKILGQSQNHCLLNSGSFLIEESRASCVLVINQDSEEITPVLPDEQPQMASVVGIITERDIVQLMATEILDPVIKKNLNKVRVAEIMSPISVSLTESDDQDIFTALSLFRQHQISHLPVLDIRGQLVGVITPERIRQVLQPANILRLRRVGDEMITQVITAPVTTSVLSLAQMMTAHQASYVVIFQAGTEKKLTPIGLVTEQDIVEAQFLELDLTATYATTVMRNLSFSLKINDSLWMAHQEMQKQQVQRLIVCGDEGELLGIITQVSLLRMLDPTEMYRVVKQLQQSVHQLQTEKLELLKSRNAELEKQVEERTSKVEELQQLNILKDDFLSTVSHELRTPLANMKMAIYMLKIAPNSERSPKYLEILESECMRETNLINDLLDLQRLESSAAPITIDSLDLLEWLPNIINPFYSRTQERNQVLNVQYYPYLQSIRTNSNSLERIVVELLNNACKYTPNGGEIFLGIHYHSLSNWLELIPTTNNKRKTKKQNISLPSPSISDPLQIVIRNPAEIPEQELPRIFEKFYRIPNADPWKQGGTGLGLALVQKLVAQLNGTIQVESNQNLTTFTIEFPC is encoded by the coding sequence ATGGAATTTTACCAGTCTGTGCGTTATTCATCTGCTTTAGAACAAGCCATTGATCGGAATCCATTTATTGTAACACCAGAAACCTGTTTAGCGGATGTGATTAAAATACTGGGTCAATCTCAGAATCATTGTCTTTTAAACTCTGGTAGTTTTTTAATAGAAGAATCTCGGGCAAGCTGTGTTTTGGTTATTAATCAAGACTCGGAAGAAATTACTCCGGTACTTCCCGATGAACAGCCTCAGATGGCTTCGGTTGTAGGAATAATCACGGAACGAGATATTGTTCAGTTAATGGCAACAGAAATTTTAGATCCTGTCATCAAAAAAAATCTTAATAAAGTCCGAGTCGCTGAAATCATGTCTCCAATTTCTGTTAGTTTAACAGAATCTGATGATCAAGATATTTTTACGGCTTTATCCTTATTTCGACAACATCAAATTTCGCATTTACCCGTTTTAGATATTCGAGGTCAATTAGTGGGAGTGATTACCCCAGAACGAATTCGTCAGGTTTTACAACCCGCTAATATTTTAAGATTACGCCGGGTGGGGGATGAAATGATCACCCAAGTAATTACGGCTCCAGTCACAACATCTGTATTGAGTTTAGCGCAAATGATGACCGCCCATCAAGCGAGTTATGTGGTTATTTTTCAAGCCGGAACTGAGAAAAAATTAACCCCTATTGGATTAGTTACAGAACAGGATATTGTGGAGGCGCAATTTTTGGAATTAGATTTAACGGCGACTTATGCAACCACGGTAATGAGAAATTTATCCTTTTCTTTGAAAATTAATGATTCTCTGTGGATGGCGCATCAAGAAATGCAAAAACAACAGGTACAACGACTAATTGTTTGTGGGGATGAAGGAGAGTTATTAGGAATTATTACACAGGTTAGTTTATTAAGAATGCTTGACCCGACGGAAATGTATCGGGTGGTTAAACAACTCCAACAATCGGTTCATCAATTGCAAACGGAAAAATTAGAACTGTTAAAAAGCCGGAATGCTGAACTAGAAAAACAAGTTGAAGAACGCACGTCTAAGGTGGAAGAACTGCAACAGTTAAATATTCTCAAAGATGATTTTTTGAGTACGGTTTCCCATGAACTTCGTACTCCTTTAGCAAATATGAAAATGGCGATTTATATGTTAAAAATTGCCCCCAACTCAGAGCGAAGTCCAAAATATTTAGAAATATTAGAATCTGAATGTATGCGAGAAACTAATTTAATTAATGATTTATTAGATTTACAACGGTTAGAATCTTCTGCCGCACCTATTACCATCGACAGTTTAGATTTATTGGAATGGCTACCTAATATTATTAATCCTTTTTATTCTCGTACCCAAGAACGGAATCAGGTGCTAAATGTCCAGTATTATCCCTATTTACAATCTATTAGAACTAACTCCAATAGTTTAGAAAGAATTGTAGTAGAATTGTTAAATAATGCCTGTAAATATACTCCCAATGGAGGAGAAATTTTCTTAGGAATTCATTATCATTCTTTGTCTAATTGGTTGGAATTAATTCCCACAACTAATAACAAACGTAAAACAAAGAAACAGAATATTTCTTTACCTTCTCCCTCCATTTCTGACCCCTTACAAATTGTGATTCGCAACCCAGCCGAAATTCCAGAACAAGAACTTCCCCGAATCTTTGAGAAGTTTTATCGGATTCCGAATGCTGACCCATGGAAACAGGGAGGAACGGGGTTAGGATTAGCTTTAGTTCAAAAATTAGTGGCACAATTAAACGGGACAATTCAAGTGGAAAGCAACCAAAATCTTACCACTTTTACGATTGAATTTCCCTGTTAA
- a CDS encoding thiol methyltransferase 1-like protein: MIVSVNERNFWEERYQQGTTAWDLGEPAPPFITFLQSSEAPPPGKTAVLGCGRGYDALLFASYGFEVIGFDFADSAIQDALEYQQLLINKSSILKGAGKYLPTSAQFLQQDIFDLPQEFLGQFDYVIEHTCFCAISPDQRPNYVNLVESIMKPNGQLFGLFFTHSRAGGPPFGITPAEIRQYFQGKFQILSLHPVTESTPSRQGEEHWGHFMAHQKL, translated from the coding sequence ATGATTGTATCTGTTAATGAACGCAATTTTTGGGAAGAACGCTATCAACAGGGAACCACCGCCTGGGACTTAGGAGAACCCGCCCCACCGTTTATTACGTTTTTGCAATCTTCTGAGGCTCCACCCCCGGGAAAAACGGCGGTTTTAGGCTGTGGAAGGGGTTATGATGCCCTATTATTTGCCAGTTATGGTTTTGAGGTTATTGGGTTTGATTTTGCGGATTCTGCGATTCAAGACGCATTAGAATATCAACAATTATTAATCAATAAATCGTCAATTTTAAAGGGAGCAGGAAAATATTTACCCACTTCAGCGCAATTTTTACAACAGGATATTTTTGACTTACCCCAGGAGTTTTTAGGACAGTTTGATTATGTAATTGAACATACTTGTTTTTGTGCAATTTCCCCAGATCAACGCCCTAATTATGTCAATTTAGTTGAGTCAATTATGAAACCCAATGGGCAATTATTCGGGTTGTTTTTTACCCATTCCCGTGCCGGAGGGCCACCTTTTGGGATTACTCCGGCGGAAATTCGACAGTATTTTCAAGGGAAATTTCAGATTCTTTCCCTGCATCCGGTGACTGAATCAACCCCCAGCCGTCAAGGAGAAGAACATTGGGGACATTTTATGGCACATCAAAAACTTTAG
- a CDS encoding putative LytR-membrane bound transcriptional regulator — protein MTSPFPSRKKPKILQLLFFSFIVLFLASTSAILGAVTALLAPEKFDFTEPESNILDGLWQHRFKYSLSRPVNILVLGIDGSPHSSTSSPDLFKGRSDTVLFVNFQPQDKSVSLLSIPRDTQVQIPGYGTGKINEANYWGGPKLAKEVVQTILNKVEINRYVRVSSGAFRELVNFLGGVEVYIPQPMSYQDKTQKLDINLAPGWQTINGEQADQFVRFRGDGYGDLGRVQRQQALMEAILVRLKDPTVLPRVPEIIRIMQKYIDTNLSFEEILTLVNFGLNLESQNFKMVMLPGRSSSEEYSNSSYWLVDERGRDRVMYQYFRLDSTGYTLKSAYEPSAYETLSKDLKIAIQNTSSNPKAAEKMLDFLYNQGFNQVYLAPIERTQQLKTEIIIQGGDLGAAKLMQKNLGLGELKSSATGDMGSDLTIRVGEDWIK, from the coding sequence ATGACTTCTCCCTTCCCTTCTCGCAAAAAGCCTAAGATTCTGCAACTATTATTTTTTAGTTTTATTGTTTTATTCTTAGCTAGTACCTCGGCAATTTTAGGCGCGGTGACTGCTTTATTAGCTCCTGAAAAATTTGATTTTACTGAGCCAGAATCAAATATTTTAGATGGACTCTGGCAACATCGGTTTAAATATAGTTTGTCTCGTCCGGTTAATATTTTAGTCCTGGGAATTGATGGAAGTCCCCACAGTTCTACCTCCTCTCCCGATCTATTTAAAGGTCGTAGTGATACGGTTTTATTTGTCAATTTTCAACCTCAAGATAAATCAGTTAGTTTGTTATCCATCCCCCGAGATACTCAAGTCCAAATTCCAGGTTATGGTACAGGAAAAATTAATGAAGCTAATTATTGGGGCGGCCCTAAATTAGCAAAGGAAGTGGTTCAAACTATTTTAAATAAAGTTGAAATTAACCGTTATGTGCGGGTGAGTAGTGGTGCTTTTCGAGAATTAGTTAATTTTTTAGGAGGAGTGGAAGTATATATTCCTCAACCTATGTCTTATCAGGATAAAACTCAAAAATTAGACATTAATTTGGCTCCCGGTTGGCAAACTATTAATGGTGAACAAGCGGATCAATTTGTGCGGTTTCGAGGCGATGGTTATGGAGATTTAGGGCGGGTACAGCGTCAACAAGCCTTAATGGAAGCAATTTTAGTTCGACTGAAAGATCCGACGGTTTTACCTCGTGTTCCTGAAATTATTCGGATTATGCAAAAATATATTGATACTAATTTAAGTTTTGAAGAAATTTTAACCTTAGTTAATTTTGGGTTAAATCTGGAATCTCAAAATTTTAAAATGGTAATGTTACCCGGTCGTTCTAGTTCGGAGGAATATTCTAATAGTAGTTATTGGTTAGTGGATGAACGGGGACGCGATCGGGTCATGTATCAATATTTTCGGTTAGATTCCACCGGATATACCTTAAAAAGTGCCTACGAACCTTCTGCTTATGAAACTTTGTCTAAGGATTTAAAAATTGCAATTCAAAATACTTCCAGTAATCCCAAAGCAGCGGAGAAAATGCTAGATTTTCTATATAATCAAGGGTTTAATCAAGTTTATTTAGCCCCGATTGAAAGAACTCAACAACTAAAAACAGAAATTATTATTCAAGGCGGAGATTTAGGGGCAGCTAAACTGATGCAAAAAAACCTCGGTTTAGGTGAGCTTAAATCCTCAGCAACGGGTGATATGGGGTCGGATTTAACTATTAGAGTTGGAGAAGATTGGATCAAATAA